Proteins co-encoded in one Deferribacterota bacterium genomic window:
- a CDS encoding radical SAM protein, producing MKILIISVNNEKNNYGTVLPFGAYCVYANTKKAGLDVDFLDLLDCPNPIIAIKDTIKHSKPDYISVSIRNIDNQDMEKPIFYLTNIRDYINSIKETTSSVIILGGAGFSIFPKECLDYLDINLGIVGEGEKTFPALINNLSKSRLDIRKKHIIYSSFKENIDTYILPDSKLINSKNNNNIILPIQTRKGCPLNCIYCSTHLIEGTTIRSRNINTFVEWLSKWVKEGYKHFYFVDNTFNIPTDYTKKLLNKIIESKLPIRFNCMLYPKFVDSEMILLLKKAGCYQVSLGFESGSNNILKILNKKYTKEEVLKISEQLNKNKIEQLGFLLLGGPNENLETLVESLNFIKNLPLDMLKITKGIRIYPNTKLAKIAIKENKISKDTNLLYPTFYCSSEINNPNVNKILSTFINNVNFKVL from the coding sequence ATGAAGATTTTAATAATATCAGTTAATAACGAAAAAAACAATTATGGCACAGTACTTCCCTTTGGCGCATATTGTGTCTATGCAAATACAAAAAAAGCAGGATTAGATGTTGATTTTCTTGACTTACTTGATTGCCCTAATCCAATAATAGCAATAAAAGATACCATAAAACACAGCAAGCCCGATTATATTAGTGTATCAATTAGAAATATTGATAATCAAGATATGGAGAAACCAATCTTTTATCTGACAAATATCAGAGATTATATTAACTCAATAAAAGAAACCACATCTTCAGTGATAATACTAGGTGGTGCTGGTTTTAGTATTTTTCCTAAAGAATGTCTTGATTACCTTGATATTAATCTCGGTATTGTTGGTGAAGGTGAAAAAACATTTCCGGCACTAATAAATAATTTAAGTAAAAGCAGATTAGATATTAGAAAAAAACATATAATCTATAGCAGTTTTAAAGAAAATATAGATACCTATATACTACCAGATAGTAAATTAATTAATAGTAAAAACAACAATAATATAATCTTACCAATACAAACGCGTAAGGGTTGTCCTCTCAACTGTATATACTGCTCAACACATCTAATTGAAGGAACAACTATTAGGTCTAGAAATATAAACACATTTGTTGAATGGCTTTCTAAATGGGTTAAGGAAGGTTACAAACATTTTTATTTTGTGGACAACACGTTCAACATACCCACAGACTACACTAAGAAACTTTTAAACAAAATTATTGAGAGTAAACTGCCCATTAGATTTAACTGCATGTTATACCCAAAATTTGTTGACAGTGAAATGATTTTGCTATTAAAAAAGGCAGGATGTTATCAAGTAAGTCTAGGCTTTGAAAGTGGTAGCAACAATATCTTAAAAATACTAAATAAAAAATACACAAAAGAAGAAGTTTTAAAGATATCAGAGCAGCTAAATAAAAATAAAATCGAACAATTAGGTTTTTTACTCCTTGGGGGACCTAATGAAAATTTAGAAACACTTGTAGAGTCACTAAATTTTATAAAGAATCTACCCCTTGATATGTTAAAAATTACAAAGGGCATTCGCATATACCCTAATACAAAACTTGCAAAAATTGCTATAAAAGAGAACAAAATAAGTAAAGACACTAATCTACTATATCCAACATTTTACTGTTCATCAGAAATTAATAATCCCAATGTTAATAAAATATTATCTACATTTATAAATAACGTAAATTTTAAAGTATTATAA
- a CDS encoding iron-containing alcohol dehydrogenase, which translates to MKSYDVKIDVKKVFTLQPARPITYFGVTAINKIEDIVKDLRNKGHGKFLVVTDKVAYKACGAWDVVKPVLEKESEGFEHYDSVRPNPTYDNCEEAAQIGSKANANAIIAIGGGSVIDTAKTAAVLMFHPGKKAVEFYEKGEEIKGALPIVAINTAHGTGSETDAFAVAQSDGHDKPLINSPHIYPTYSIDDPELTLTLPLNQIISTSIDAVNHSTEAATTITTNPYSISLAKEAISLVATYLPQAIVEPKNIIPRYWLMYASAIAGISFDIGLLHITHSMEHAMSALNPEVIHGDGLGILLPAIIKEIYHAVPEVLASLYHPIVPELKGLPGEGDYAVEKIRKWFNSVGQSTSMKKYFSENDIPKLVKMTKESMLGKILLPLAPITVNDDVLTRIFKESML; encoded by the coding sequence ATGAAATCTTATGATGTTAAAATTGATGTTAAAAAGGTATTTACTTTGCAACCTGCAAGGCCAATTACTTATTTTGGTGTAACTGCAATAAATAAGATTGAAGATATAGTAAAGGATTTGCGCAATAAAGGGCATGGCAAATTTTTAGTTGTAACTGATAAGGTAGCTTATAAGGCATGTGGAGCTTGGGATGTTGTAAAACCTGTTTTAGAGAAAGAATCAGAAGGTTTTGAACACTATGATAGTGTAAGGCCTAATCCAACTTATGATAACTGTGAAGAGGCTGCACAAATTGGGTCCAAAGCAAATGCCAATGCAATTATAGCTATTGGAGGTGGGTCTGTTATTGATACGGCAAAAACTGCGGCAGTTTTAATGTTTCACCCTGGCAAAAAGGCAGTTGAATTTTATGAGAAAGGTGAAGAGATCAAAGGTGCGCTTCCAATTGTTGCAATTAACACTGCCCACGGGACAGGAAGTGAAACCGATGCTTTTGCCGTTGCTCAGTCTGATGGTCATGATAAACCTCTTATTAATTCTCCGCATATTTATCCAACATATTCAATTGATGATCCAGAGCTTACATTGACGCTACCTTTAAATCAAATTATTTCTACAAGTATTGATGCAGTTAACCACTCTACAGAAGCAGCAACAACTATCACTACAAACCCATATTCAATATCATTAGCAAAGGAAGCTATTTCTTTGGTTGCGACTTATCTACCACAGGCAATTGTGGAGCCAAAAAATATAATACCAAGATACTGGCTAATGTATGCTTCTGCTATAGCTGGGATATCTTTTGATATAGGGCTTCTACATATTACCCATTCTATGGAACATGCAATGAGCGCTCTAAATCCAGAAGTTATCCATGGCGATGGTTTAGGTATTTTACTACCAGCAATTATTAAAGAGATATACCATGCAGTGCCAGAAGTTTTGGCCAGCCTGTATCATCCTATTGTTCCAGAGTTAAAAGGCTTACCTGGTGAAGGAGATTATGCTGTTGAGAAAATTAGAAAATGGTTTAATAGTGTTGGGCAATCAACAAGTATGAAAAAATATTTCTCAGAAAACGATATACCAAAATTAGTGAAAATGACTAAAGAGTCAATGCTTGGAAAAATTTTACTCCCTTTAGCACCTATTACTGTTAACGACGATGTTTTAACACGTATATTTAAGGAGTCTATGCTTTAA